The Treponema phagedenis DNA segment TGCTTATGCTTCGCATTAAGGGGTGTGCTACGTATGCAATTAAATTTATGCCTGGCATAATTAAATTTACGCCTGACATAATTGGATTTATGCCTGACATAATTAGATTTATGCCTGACATAATTAGATTTATGCCTGACATAATTAGATTTATGCCTGACATAATTAGATTATGTCTGGCATAATTAGATTTACGCCTGACATAATCCAGTTGGTTACGAGGTTGTCGGAAGTTTGTGTCGGAGGGTAAAAAAATTACAAGGCCGGTGCAGTGCACCGACCTTGCAAAAGCTGTACCGGTTTGGTGGAATTATGGAATGGTTTGCAATTTGCCGTCTTCGCCTATTGTATATTTGGTTGGCGGAGATGTCGTTGAATTGGGAGTAACCGTGAATTTGGTATAATTGGTTTTGATATCTTCGCCTCCATCATCGCTAAGCACTTGTACGCTGTTACCATACATTTTCGGTGTAATTTGAGCAACAGGATTTTTTGTTAAGTTTTCGTTCTTATCAATATAAATGGTTTCAGTGTCACTTAAATACACGTCATTGGCGTCAGTAAGAGTTCGACTACTGCCGAATGTTCCGATTTGCACATTCCCCTTGATTTTAAATGGTGTAGAATTTAAATTACCAACATAGACTCCTGTACCTGATCTATCTGAGACGGTGCCTGCAGTTAGCTCATTTTCTGTGATGGAAGAGTTGCCTTCCAGTATAAAAAAATTGTCAGTGCCACTTGAGTTTCTTATAAGAATTCCTCCTCCTTTTTTATCAGCTTTGCATTTAGTTACCGTAAGATTTGTTGCAGTTCCTTTTCCTTCGTTAAAGAAAATGCCCCCTCCGTCTGTTTTCGCCACACATTCTTTTATCTCAACGTTTGCTAGAGTGAGGGTTTCTTTTGAAGCAAAGTAAATGCCGCCGCCATCTTTTATCGCATTGTTTCCGCTGATAGAGCCGTTTTCCATAGTGAAACTTCCTCCCTTCTCTACGACTGTTCCCTCTTTCACATACACACCGCCGCCGTTTCCGCCACTGGAGTCGTCTCTGGTAACTTTGTTGTTGGAAATGCTGCCACCGTTCATAGTAAAGCTGCTTTTCATTCCTATGTATACCCCGCCGCCATTGCATGCCGAACCAGTAGCTCCGATACTACCTGCCTCACAGTTTAGTATATTTAAGTTTGTTAGTGTAACGGTACCGCCTGCTGCTAAAGAATCTCCGCTTACCTTTATACCGCCTCCCTCTGAACGTACCTTACAGCTTTCTATTCTTAGGTTGTCAGCTTTTAAAGTAGCTCCATTATATATATAAATGCCGCCGCCATTTTCGCCTTCGCAACCGCTAATTGTTGTGTCGTTTATTGTAACGGTAATTTTATCTCTCATATAAATGCCGCCACCATCCGGGCAGTAGAAAGCGTTGTGTCTTTTACAATCTTTTATTGTGGAATTTTTTATGGTTGCAGTTGTAAGTGCTGTTCCTTCCAAATATATTCCGCCGCCGGGTCCTCCGATTTTAGTATTACACTCATTTATTGTGCAACTGTTTAGAATACATTGCTTATCGCTTTTAAAATATATGCCGCCGCCACTATTGCTTGCCGTGCATTTTTTTATCTCAACCGTGTTCATGGAAAGAGAGCCGTTCATTAGATAAACACCGCCGCCATATCCGGTCTCGTTACAGTTTTGTATGGTAACGTTGTTTAGGGTGAGCGTTTTGTTTGAGTCAAAGTAAATGCCGCCGCCACTATTGCTTGCCGTGCATTTTTTTATCTCAACCGTGTTCATGGAAAGAGAGCCGTTCATTAGATAAACACCGCCGCCATATCCGGTCGCGTTACAGTTTTGTATGGTAACGTTGTTTAGGGTGAGCGTTTTGTTTGAGTCAAAGTAAATGCCGCCGCCGTTCTGCGGAAAAGTGGAGATACCGCTTCCATCTATTATAAGGTCTTCGATGGTTAATGTTATATTGTTATCATTGCCGGTATTAAATCCCGCATGGATGGCAGGCTTTGAAGCAGTTGTATTTTTTATACAAGCACCGGACAATCCCTTAAATTTGATGTGGGCATTATTAGCTTCTCCGGTATTCAAAAAAAATCCTTTTACTTCTCCATCAATATAAATAGTAATTTCCTGCCCTATGCCTAATGTTTTGCAGTGCGCCCAAGCTTTGTTCAGCGTAAGAAATGGTTTGGCAATGGTACCGTTACCCTTAGTGTCATCACCTGCCACATTTAATATGTTTTTTGCAACATCATCGGACGTTTGCAACATCATCGGACGCTACAAAAACATCGGTTATTTTTATAAGGTTGGTATTTGTTATCGTGAGTGTTTCACCCATGCTGGTGCCGTCGTCTTTGTACCAATTACTTCTCCATCAATATAAATAGTAATTTCCTGCCCTATGCCTAATGTTTTGCAGTGCGCCCAAGCTTTGTTCAGCGTAAGAAATGGTTTGGCAATGGTACCGTTACCCTTAGTGTCATCACCTGCCACATTTAATATGTTTTTTGCAACATCATCGGACGTTTGCAACATCATCGGACGCTACAAAAACATCGGTTATTTTTATAAGGTTGGTATTTGTTATCGTGAGTGTTTCACCCATGCTGGTGCCGTCGTCTTTGTACCAAGTATTTGTTTTCATGCCGGGGTATACCACTATGCCGTTTGCAAGGTATTTGCCGATTATTGTGCCTCCCTGTTTAACCGTGAATACCGCCGTGTGGATACCGGGTGTTGCATTATCAACCTTAAATGTCCATGTGCCGGAGGGGCTTTGTTCAACTTTTTGCAAGTTAGGATCAGGATCATTGCCGTCATAGGATTCAAGTTCCAGTGTATTGCCAACGCTGCCTATGTTGATTTTTAATGCAATAGAGCCGTTTCCTGAACCGACCGGCTTTAGGGGTACAAAAACCGTGCCAGCTGCCGAGGGTGTAATTGTTGCGCTGCCTTCCATGAGCTTATCGCCGCCCATTTCTGCCGCATACGCGGTAAGGGTAATAGTCCATGTAACGCCGTTTTTAAGCGGTAAAAGTATTTCACCCGCCTTTTTTCGCCCTTCCGAGGTAACTTCGGGTTCGCCTGCCGCTGCAGCCTTTGCCTCATAGTACCAGTTAGCGGATGAAGACAGCTCTGACGGGTACGCCGACCGCGCGGGGCTTCCCACTTGTATGCGTATAATGCTTACATCGTCCGCAGGGCTTTCCCCGCCGCCCTTCACCGGATTATTGCAACCGCCAAGCACAAGCGCAATAAGCGCTAAAGTCGATACAATTAATTGTTTTTTTATAGTCATTCTTTTTCCCTCCTTACATTATGGGGTGTAGCTTTTTATTTTATTTTGCGGATAATCTGAGCCCTTTACTTTTGCCGCTATTGAATCAGGGGCATTAAAATTAAGTGGATTTTCCGGAACCCACACTATAAAAGAAGGTTCTCGTGCTGCTTTGGGTAAAGCCCTGAGCCGTTGCATACACTTCAAGCTTGTAGCTCTTGTTTTGCTCAAGTGTTATGCCGTCGGCAGATATGGTTGCAAAGCTGCCGGCGGGCGTTGTCCCTTCGGTCAAGCGGTAGAACACTGTTGCACCGTGTGTTACACAGGAAGCGGTCAGGGTTACTCTTGTGTTTCCGATGTTGGGGTACAGTTTTATCGGAGACGTTGTCGAACTGCCGTCAGCATTTACATCGCCGGTGCCTGACCTAAGCGTCATTACTACGGAGGCACAAACGTCTGCGGGGTCTATTTTGTAATAGAAGGTTCTTGTCTCGCTATCCGTAAAGCCGTCAGCGGTTGCGTATACTTCAAGCTTGTAGCTCTTGTTTTGCTCAAGCGCTATATCGCAGGGGCTGTTTGTTTCCTTAGCGATACCTGCGAATGTTGCCGGCAATTCGGTTAGCGTATAATGTATTTTTGCACCCGGTGTTCCGGAAGAAGCGGTAAGCGTAACTCCCGGCTGCCCGGCAGCTGTTCTAAGCTGTATAGGATCTGCCGCCGTGCTGCCGTCCGCATTTACAGTACCGCTTAGTACTGTACCCGTATCGGGTTTAAGCGCAATTTGTGCCGCTTGAGCTTTTTTTTGCGTAATACTGCCGGTTGTTTTTGCGGATTTTAAGCCTTTTAAATCGGTAAGATAAAAACTGTATCCGGTAACACCTTGCCCTGAGCGTACCTGAATACCGGTATTGTAAAAAAGCATCCAGTTCCGTGCCGGTATTTCTTTAGAAGTTGAATCCATTTTCTCAACATCAGCGCGGGTAATAAAAGATTCCGAACTCGGCTTTTTAAAATCATCGTTTTCCACCCCAAGCCCGTATGACTCTTCTTTTGTACCGCTATTCACAATAATTTTTGCAACATCCTTATGCATAAGTTCCCCGTTCATAAGCTGATCCGCCATTTCGGGAACTTCCAGATAAAACGCATAATACGAAGGAGAACCTGTGGTTTTGCACAAACCTTTTTCGCCTATTTCAGGCGGCGGCGTATTGCACCGCAGCTTAAAAGAGTGGGATTCTGCAAACTTGCGCCCGGTAGAATCATACAGGGTAATAGTCGCCCCAAGATCAGTCCGACCATACTCATTTTTTTGTAAAAAATCTTTTTTATAGGTAAGCCTTAAATTGTTAGCGTCTATTTGCTCAAGCGTATAATCGGTTCCTAGCTGCGGCTGCGTCGGTGTGTCAAAAACAATAATATCCTGCGGAGCGGACGCAGCGCTCGGCATGATAAACGTATACGATTGAGGATCACGCACCTTTAAGGTCAGCACCGCATCCGCTTTTGAATGCACCGAAGGAACAGTTTCGGCATCGGCAACAAAAGTAAAATCCGCCTGAGTTACCATTGCCTGCTGCGTCCAATAGGCGAAATCCGTCTCAATATCCGCCCTAAACTGATTACAACTTACAAGCTCCGCCGCAAACAAACTCACCGTAAGCATTTTTAACACTATTCTGAAAGGATTTTGCATTTGAATTCTCCCCGTAAAACGTTTTTTCAATGTGCTTAAAGGCTCCGCCCACACACAAGGCGGCGTATCGAACCGCCGCACCTCATACATATCTAAAAACCATCAGACTTTTCCATCCCAATACGCCGCCAAAAACACCGCCGGCGAAAAGTCCGAATACCGAATGATACTACTTTTAGTATATATCAAAAACAAGGATATTTCAACGTATAAAAAACAATTTACCGGGCATTACCGTATGGCACAAGAGGCGTCTGCCATTATGTAGGCAGATCGGCTGCCCACCCTGAAGGGTTGAGTGTCTACCTTTATAGAGATGGATTGCTCCCCCGCTTTTGAAAACTGCTCGTTTTACCGCATTGAAATCACAAGTGTGGCATTATTTTACCGTTCTCAATACCTGCCGCCGATTCACACATATGGGTGTGAGGTGTTCACACGTATGGGTGTGAGGTTCAACAAACCCTTTCTCACACACAAACGCTTTTATCCTTGCATGAATGTTCCTTTTTGTTTATCATACCACA contains these protein-coding regions:
- a CDS encoding right-handed parallel beta-helix repeat-containing protein; translation: MMLQTSDDVAKNILNVAGDDTKGNGTIAKPFLTLNKAWAHCKTLGIGQEITIYIDGEVKGFFLNTGEANNAHIKFKGLSGACIKNTTASKPAIHAGFNTGNDNNITLTIEDLIIDGSGISTFPQNGGGIYFDSNKTLTLNNVTIQNCNATGYGGGVYLMNGSLSMNTVEIKKCTASNSGGGIYFDSNKTLTLNNVTIQNCNETGYGGGVYLMNGSLSMNTVEIKKCTASNSGGGIYFKSDKQCILNSCTINECNTKIGGPGGGIYLEGTALTTATIKNSTIKDCKRHNAFYCPDGGGIYMRDKITVTINDTTISGCEGENGGGIYIYNGATLKADNLRIESCKVRSEGGGIKVSGDSLAAGGTVTLTNLNILNCEAGSIGATGSACNGGGVYIGMKSSFTMNGGSISNNKVTRDDSSGGNGGGVYVKEGTVVEKGGSFTMENGSISGNNAIKDGGGIYFASKETLTLANVEIKECVAKTDGGGIFFNEGKGTATNLTVTKCKADKKGGGILIRNSSGTDNFFILEGNSSITENELTAGTVSDRSGTGVYVGNLNSTPFKIKGNVQIGTFGSSRTLTDANDVYLSDTETIYIDKNENLTKNPVAQITPKMYGNSVQVLSDDGGEDIKTNYTKFTVTPNSTTSPPTKYTIGEDGKLQTIP